The Sphingomonas carotinifaciens genomic sequence GTCGATACGGTCATAGTTGATTTCCGGGAACACGATCTGCTCCTTGATACCGCAGGCATAGTTGCCGCGGCCGTCGAAGCTCTTCGGGTTCAGGCCGCGGAAGTCGCGGACGCGGGGCAGCGCGATCGTGATGAAGCGGTCGAGGAACTCGTACATGCGCTCGCGACGCAGCGTCACCTTGACGCCGATCGGCATGCCTTCACGCAGCTTGAACTGCGCGATCGACTTCTTCGCCTTGGTGATGACCGGCTTCTGACCGGCGATCAGCTCCATCTCGGACGCGGCCTGATCGACGCGCTTCTTGTCCTGCGTCGCCTCGCCCACGCCCATGTTCAGCACGATCTTGTCGAGGCGCGGGATTTCGTTAACGTTCTTGTAGCCGAACTTCTCGACCATGGCGGCGACGATGCGATCCTCGTAGATCGCCTTCATCCGGGGCTTGTAATCAGCCATCGATCTTGTCTCCGGTCTTGACGGCCACGCGGACCTTCTTGCCATCCTGCGTTTCGAAGCGAACGCGGGTCGGCTTGCCGTCGGCGGTCACATGCGCGACCTTCGAGATGTGAAGCGGGGCTTCGATGCGCTCCAGGCCACCCTGCGGGTTCGCCTGGCTGGGCTTGCGGTGGCGGGTCGCGACGTTGACGCCCTCGACCACGACCTTGGCGTCCTTGGGCATCGACACGGTCACGGTGCCGGTCTTGCCCTTGTCCTTGCCGGACAGGACGATCACGCGGTCGCCCTTCTTGATCTTTGCGGCGGCCATTACAGAACCTCCGGAGCCAGCGAGATGATCTTCATGTGCTTCTTGCCACGAAGTTCACGCACGACCGGGCCGAAGATACGGGTGCCGATCGGCTCCTCGTTCTTGTTGACCAGAACGGCGGCGTTGCCGTCGAAGCGGATCACCGAACCGTCTGCACGGCGGATGTCCTTGGCGGTGCGCACGATGACCGCGCGGTGCACGTCGCCCTTCTTCACGCGGCCACGCGGCTGCGCTTCCTTGACGCTGACGACGATGATGTCGCCCACGCCCGCAGTACGGCGCTTGGAACCGCCAAGCACCTTGATGCACTGTACCCGCTTCGCGCCGCTGTTGTCAGCGACGTCGAGATTGGATTGCATCTGGATCATGGATCCTGCTTCCTTCTCTCTTGGGGTGGATTCCGACCCTACCCCGCCTTTAAAAAACGACCCCCGGCGCAGCGAAGCCGCACCAGGGGGAGCGGCCACCTAGCCGCCCCTGGCAAGGAACGCAAGGCCCCTTACCCATTTCACGGAAAACGCCGCCCGGTCGAAACCAGGGCGGCGGCGTTCCGTATCAGCCCTCTGCCGAGGCCCGCTCCGGCGTAGCGTGGGTGTTCACCCGCTCGATCACCTTCCAGGTCTTCAGCTTCGAGATCGGCGCGGTCTCTTCGATGCGCACCGTCTCACCGGCCTTGAACTCGTTGCCCTCGTCATGGGCATGATACTTCTTCGACCGACGGATGATCTTGCCGTACAGCGGATGGCGAACCTTCCGCTCCACGTTGACAACAACCGTCTTGTCGGTCTTGTCCGAGACGATCACCCCGGTCAGCACGCGCTTCGGCATGTGTCTCGGTCCTTACTTGGCAGCCGCAGCGGTGCGCTGCGCCTGCAGGGTCTTGATCCGCGCGATGTCGCGACGGACTTCCTTCACGCGGCTGGACTTCTCCAGCTGGCTGGTCGCCGCCTGGAAGCGCAGGTTGAACTGCTCACGCTTCAGGTTGCCCAGCGCCTCGACGAGCTGGTCGTCGCTCTGCGCGTTATAATCGGTCTTGGCCATTACTCGCCTCCGAGGTGCGAGGTGTCGCCCAGACGGGCAACGACCTTGGTCTTGATCGGCAGCTTCATCGCGGCGCGCTCGAAAGCCTCCGCTGCGATCTTGCCTTCGACGCCGTCCAGCTCGAACAGGATCCGGCCGGGCTTAACGCGGGCCGCCCAGAACTCGGGCGAACCCTTGCCCGATCCCATGCGGACTTCGGCAGGCTTCGACGAAACCGGCACGTCCGGGAAGATACGGATCCACAAACGCCCCTGGCGCTTGATGTGACGGGTGATCGCGCGGCGAGCCGCCTCGATCTGACGGGCAGTGATCCGCTCCGGCTCCATGGCCTTCAGACCATAGGCGCCAAAGTTCAGGCTCGTGCCACCCTTGGCGTCGCCGTGAATGCGGCCCTTGAAGGCCTTGCGGAATTTGGTGCGCTTCGGTTGCAGCATCTCATCTATTCCTTAGCGACGATCGTCGCGGGCCGGACGGACGCCGGAGGTCTGAGCCTCCATCATCAGCCGGTCCTGCGCCATCGGGTCGTGACCCAGGATCTCGCCCTTGAACACCCAGACCTTGACGCCGCACACACCGTAAGCGGTGTGGGCCTGCGC encodes the following:
- the rplP gene encoding 50S ribosomal protein L16; this encodes MLQPKRTKFRKAFKGRIHGDAKGGTSLNFGAYGLKAMEPERITARQIEAARRAITRHIKRQGRLWIRIFPDVPVSSKPAEVRMGSGKGSPEFWAARVKPGRILFELDGVEGKIAAEAFERAAMKLPIKTKVVARLGDTSHLGGE
- the rplE gene encoding 50S ribosomal protein L5 is translated as MADYKPRMKAIYEDRIVAAMVEKFGYKNVNEIPRLDKIVLNMGVGEATQDKKRVDQAASEMELIAGQKPVITKAKKSIAQFKLREGMPIGVKVTLRRERMYEFLDRFITIALPRVRDFRGLNPKSFDGRGNYACGIKEQIVFPEINYDRIDKVRGMDVIVTTTAKTDDEARELLRLFGFPFPQEEAAEEKQAA
- the rpmC gene encoding 50S ribosomal protein L29; translation: MAKTDYNAQSDDQLVEALGNLKREQFNLRFQAATSQLEKSSRVKEVRRDIARIKTLQAQRTAAAAK
- the rpsQ gene encoding 30S ribosomal protein S17, which encodes MPKRVLTGVIVSDKTDKTVVVNVERKVRHPLYGKIIRRSKKYHAHDEGNEFKAGETVRIEETAPISKLKTWKVIERVNTHATPERASAEG
- the rplX gene encoding 50S ribosomal protein L24, giving the protein MAAAKIKKGDRVIVLSGKDKGKTGTVTVSMPKDAKVVVEGVNVATRHRKPSQANPQGGLERIEAPLHISKVAHVTADGKPTRVRFETQDGKKVRVAVKTGDKIDG
- the rplN gene encoding 50S ribosomal protein L14, whose protein sequence is MIQMQSNLDVADNSGAKRVQCIKVLGGSKRRTAGVGDIIVVSVKEAQPRGRVKKGDVHRAVIVRTAKDIRRADGSVIRFDGNAAVLVNKNEEPIGTRIFGPVVRELRGKKHMKIISLAPEVL